CGAGCGGAATGGTTCGAACACGCATGATTTGGCAACCCCTTTGGAAGCTTGGCTTGGCGTGGCGCGTCCCTTCAGCGGGAACCAATCGGCCATGCCGTGACACGAACGGCTTCACGTTTTCCGGCACGCAGTATTCCGCGGTTGCGATGTGCGTCAAACCACCACAGGCCAAAATCAATGTTCAAAATTCGCGAACAGTCCGTGCGGCAACGCAGCATGACCCGTGCCGGTGCCGGGCCCTACCCTCGCCGCATGGATGCGCGTCAAGGGGGATGCGTCGGTGCAGGATCTCAACGACATCTACTACTTCGTCCGCGTGGTCGAGCTCGGTACGTTCACCGCAGCGAGCAAGGCCTTGGGCGTGGCCAAGTCGCAGCTCAGCTTCCGCATCGCACGGCTGGAGGAAGACCTGGGCATACGCCTGATCCAGCGCACCACGCGGCGCCTGCATGTCAGCGAGGTCGGCCTGCTCTATTACCAGCAATGCCTGAAGATCCTCGCCGCCGCGCAGGAGGCGCAGCGCGTGGTCGAGCAGGTCCAGGCCACGCCGCGTGGACGCATCCGCATCGGCTGTCCGGTGCTGTTCGAGCAGCTGCTGCTCGCGCCCCTGCTGGTCGGTTTCCTCGAGTGTTACCCCGAAGTGCAGATCGAGATCGACATCTGCGGCCACCAGGCCGACGTCGTGGCGCAGGGCTTCGACATCGCTTTTCGCGTACGCCAGACGGTGCGCGACTCGAGCCTGGTGGTGCGCAGCTTCGGCATGGACCGGCACATCCTGGTGGCCAGCCCGCGTCTGCTCGAGGGGCTGCCGACGCCGCAGCAGCCCAAGGACCTGGCCCGGCTGCCCAGCGTGGATGTGCTCGAAAGCGAGGGCCGGCATTTCTGGACCCTGCTCGGCCCGGACGGCAGTTCGAGTATGGTGGAACACCATCCGCGCCTGACCACCGACGATCTGCACGCCCTGCTCGAGGCCGCCATCGGCGGCATCGGCGTGGCGGAACTGCCCGATTGGATGTGCCGCCCGGCGCTCGCCGACGGGCGTCTGGTAAGCGTGCTCGACTCGTACCTACTGCCACCCGGCAACGTGCATGCGGTCTATCCCTCGCGGCATGGCCAGACCGCCGCGGTGCGCTGCCTCATCGACTACGTCGCCGCCGAGCTGCCGCGCAGGTTGCGCGCCCTGCAGGGCGTCGACGAGGAATCGGCCTTCGCCACCACGGTCGGCGTCGAGTAAGGCACGCGGCCGCGCGGGGCCTCAGGCTCCGCGCGGTTTGGCCCGATGCGTGGGCGCGGCGGTGAGGGGATCGTCCGGCCAGGGATGGCGCGGATAGCGTCCCTTGAGTTCCTTTTTGACTTCCGGGTAGGTACGGCGCCAGAAACCTTCGAGGTCGCGGGTGACCTGGATCGGGCGCCCCGCCGGGGACAACAGGTGCAAGGTGACCGGGATGCGCCCGGCGGCCACGCGCGGGGTGGCGGTGAGACCGAACAACTCCTGCAGCTTGACCGCGAGCACCGGCCCCTCCTCGTCCGCCCGCTCGCCGTAGTCGAGCCGGCGGGTCTGTCCGCTCGGCACCCGGATCGCTTCGGGTGCATGGGTGCCCAAGGCGCGGCGCTGCTGCGGATCGAGCAAAGCATCAAGCGCCTGCAGCAGATCCGCGCCGGCGAGCGTGCCGAGCCGGGTATGACCGGCAAGGCGGGGCGCGAGCCAGGTCTCGAGGCCATCGAGCAGCGCGGCGTCGCTCATCTGCGGCAGGCCGAGCTCGGGCATCCAGGCGCGCAGCGCCGCGACCCGCCGGCGCAGGCGCATGGCGGCCTCGTCCCAGGGCAGCAGCTCCAGCCCGCGTTCGCGGACGGCATCGAGCAGCGCCGCGCGGGCATCGTCGGCGGCGACCGGCACGTTGCGCCGGGCGAGCACGATGGCGCCGAAGCGCCGCTCCTCGAAGGCTTCCACCGTCGCGCGCTCGGCATGCCAGCGTGCCGTGCGCACGTGGGTGAAACGCCCGGCGTGGCGCTCTTCCAGCACCTGCGGGTCCAGCGGCACCGCCTGGAGGATCAAGCTGTCGCCCGGCGCCGGTTTGAGTTCGGTCACCACCAGCCAGGCTTCGCCGGCCAGCGCGCTGCGCTCGGCGAGGCGGGCGCCGCGGCCGTTGGCGAGCGTGTAGCGCCGCGGATCGTGGTCGTCGCGGCGCGCGATGCGGTCGGGGAAGGCCGGCGCGAGCAGCTCGCCGAGCGCGTGGCTGTCCGGAATCCCGCTCGCCGCCCCGCGTGCACCGAGCCGGCGACGCCAGCCCTTGGCCGCCTGCTCGATGGCGGCCAGCGCCGCGCCGTCCGCCGGTACCGGCATGCCGGCGCCGCCACGGTCGCGCCAGGCGTGCAATGCGGTCAGCCGCAGGCGCAGGTCGTCGCTGCCGGCGGCCTCGCCCCGCAGCGGCGAGCGCGCCTCCAGCACGGCGAGCAGATCGGCGACGAGCGCGTGGCGCTCTGGCGGCGCGGCGAGCACGGCCGCGGCCAGCCGCGGCGGCGCGCCCAGCTCCAGCATGCGCCGACCGAGTGCGGTGATGCGGCCGTCGAGATCGAGCGCGCCGAGGGTGCGCAGCAGCTCGCGCGCCTGCGCCAGGGCGCCGGGTGGCGGCGGGTCGAGCCAGCGCAGGCCATCGACCGCGCCGGTGACGCCCCAGGCGGCCAGCTCCAGCGCGAGGCCGGAAAGTTCGGCCTGCAGCATCTGCGGCATGCGCGCGGCCTCCAGCCGGCGGCTCTGCGGCCACAACCGATAAGCAACGCCCGGCGCAATCCGGCCGGCCCGCCCGGCGCGCTGGTCGGCGGCGGCCTGCGAGATCGTCACCGTCTCCAGGCGGCTGAAACCGCTGCCGGGGTCGAAACGCAGCTCGCGCGCGAGTCCGCTGTCGACCACCACGCGGATGCCGGGCAAGGTGAGGCTGGACTCGGCGAGGTTGGTGGAGAGCACCACGCGGCGCATGCCGGGTGCCGCCGGCGCCAGTGCCAAGGCCTGTTCGGCGAGCGAGAGATCGCCATGCAAGGCCACGCACTCGACCGCGGCCGCCGAAGCGGCGAGCGCGCGCTCGAGCAGGGCCCGGACGCGGGCGATCTCGCGCCGGCCGGGCAGGAACACCAGCACGTCGCCGGGATGCTCGGCGAGCGCCTGGCGCACCACCCGCACCAGCTGCTGCTCGAGCGGCTCCTGCGTGCGCGCGGGTGGATGCACGATGTGCACCGGAAAGGCGCGGCCGGCGCTGCTCAGGCGGGGCGCCGCGAACCAGCGCGACAGACGCTCGCCTTCGAGGGTGGCCGACATCAGCACCAGGCGCAGGTCGGGACGCAAGGTCGCCTGCACGTCCAGCGCAAGCGCGAGCCCGAGATCGGCGGCGAGCGCGCGCTCGTGGAACTCGTCGAACAGGATCGCGCCGATGCCGGTGAGTTCCGGGTCGTCCTGCAGCAGGCGGGTCAGGATGCCCTCGGTGACCACCTCGATGCGGGTGTCAGCGCAGGTGCGCGTTTCGAAACGCACGCGATAACCGACCGTAGCGCCCACCGGCTCGCCGAGCGCCTCGGCCATGAAGGTGGCCGCCGCGCGCGCGGCCAGCCGGCGCGGCTCGAGGACGATGATGCGGCGGCCGGCCAGCCAAGGCTCGTTTAGCAACGCCAGCGGCACCTGGGTGGTCTTGCCGGCACCGGGCGGCGCCTCCAGCACCAGCCGGGACGACGTCGCCAGCGTCGCCCGCACCTCGGGCAGCAGCGGCGCGATCGGGAACGCAGAAGGCTCGCTCATCGTCCCACCGGCGGCGTCATGGCTGACGCCGCGTCTGGACAACCCGCCGGCCCGCTATGGCACGCCGTTCAATGGGCAACGGCCGCCGGGGCGGCATCGGCATGGGCGAAACGTCCGCCATAGGGCAGCGTCTGCTCGGCGAGCTTGGCATCGGCGTGGATCAGCGTCACTGCGTCGGAAACGATGCTGGCCGCCTCCTGCAGTTGCGGATCCTTGGCCTTCTTGGCCTCTTCCTCCAGCTTGAGCTCGCTCTTCAGGCTGCGCTCGGCCGGCGTCAGGCCATCGTCCAGGGCGGCGGTGGCATCGTCGTAGTCGACACCGTCGATGGCCTTGTGCCGCGCACGGAAGTCGGCCTGGATGGCCTCCTGCTGCTTGCGCTGGGCCTCGCGCTTGGCGTAGTTGAGCGAGATCGTGGTCTGCTCGCGCAGCCCGCGGTAATAGGCCAGCTCGTCCAGCATCAGCTTCCACGCCGGCGAGGTGGCGGTGCGCGCATCGTGCTTGGCCTGCAGCTGCGGCAGATAGGCCTTGGGATTGGCCACCGTCTGATAGACCGCCGGCGCGATCTGCGTCCACGGCAGTGCGTTGTCGTAGGTCGATTCGCCGAATTCCTTCTCGTCGCCGTTCAACGGAAAGCCGATGTCCGGCGTCACGCCCTTGAGCTGGGTGGAGCCGCCGTTGATGCGGAAGAATTCGGCGATGGTCATCTTGAGCTCGCCGAGCTGCGGCTTGTCGCCGCCACGGCGCGCGAAGCGGTCGAGATCGACCAGGTTCTGCACCGTGCCCTTGCCGAAGGTCGGCTGGCCGATGATGATGCCGCGCCCGTAATCCTGGATGGCGGCGGCGAAGATCTCCGAGGCCGAGGCCGAGCCGCGGTTGACCAGCACCGCGAGCGGGCCGCTCCAGGCCAGGCCCGGCTGATCGTCGCCCTGCACGTCGACCTCGCCGTCGGCCTTGCGCACCTGCACCACCGGCCCCTGGTCGATGAACAGGCCGGTGAGCTCGTTGGCCTCGTCCAGCGAGCCGCCGCCGTTGTTGCGCAGGTCGACCACCACG
The DNA window shown above is from Aerosticca soli and carries:
- a CDS encoding LysR substrate-binding domain-containing protein yields the protein MPGPTLAAWMRVKGDASVQDLNDIYYFVRVVELGTFTAASKALGVAKSQLSFRIARLEEDLGIRLIQRTTRRLHVSEVGLLYYQQCLKILAAAQEAQRVVEQVQATPRGRIRIGCPVLFEQLLLAPLLVGFLECYPEVQIEIDICGHQADVVAQGFDIAFRVRQTVRDSSLVVRSFGMDRHILVASPRLLEGLPTPQQPKDLARLPSVDVLESEGRHFWTLLGPDGSSSMVEHHPRLTTDDLHALLEAAIGGIGVAELPDWMCRPALADGRLVSVLDSYLLPPGNVHAVYPSRHGQTAAVRCLIDYVAAELPRRLRALQGVDEESAFATTVGVE
- the hrpB gene encoding ATP-dependent helicase HrpB: MSEPSAFPIAPLLPEVRATLATSSRLVLEAPPGAGKTTQVPLALLNEPWLAGRRIIVLEPRRLAARAAATFMAEALGEPVGATVGYRVRFETRTCADTRIEVVTEGILTRLLQDDPELTGIGAILFDEFHERALAADLGLALALDVQATLRPDLRLVLMSATLEGERLSRWFAAPRLSSAGRAFPVHIVHPPARTQEPLEQQLVRVVRQALAEHPGDVLVFLPGRREIARVRALLERALAASAAAVECVALHGDLSLAEQALALAPAAPGMRRVVLSTNLAESSLTLPGIRVVVDSGLARELRFDPGSGFSRLETVTISQAAADQRAGRAGRIAPGVAYRLWPQSRRLEAARMPQMLQAELSGLALELAAWGVTGAVDGLRWLDPPPPGALAQARELLRTLGALDLDGRITALGRRMLELGAPPRLAAAVLAAPPERHALVADLLAVLEARSPLRGEAAGSDDLRLRLTALHAWRDRGGAGMPVPADGAALAAIEQAAKGWRRRLGARGAASGIPDSHALGELLAPAFPDRIARRDDHDPRRYTLANGRGARLAERSALAGEAWLVVTELKPAPGDSLILQAVPLDPQVLEERHAGRFTHVRTARWHAERATVEAFEERRFGAIVLARRNVPVAADDARAALLDAVRERGLELLPWDEAAMRLRRRVAALRAWMPELGLPQMSDAALLDGLETWLAPRLAGHTRLGTLAGADLLQALDALLDPQQRRALGTHAPEAIRVPSGQTRRLDYGERADEEGPVLAVKLQELFGLTATPRVAAGRIPVTLHLLSPAGRPIQVTRDLEGFWRRTYPEVKKELKGRYPRHPWPDDPLTAAPTHRAKPRGA